In Leifsonia sp. ZF2019, a genomic segment contains:
- a CDS encoding RDD family protein — protein MSALPCWNCGQPLPEGTVRCPSCGVPQTGEHHGGAVAVASPGGRAAVGSTPLGPAFAGSPASVGARLAALTIDVVAVAAIGAGVALLTRSVVLTGVAVAELAVVLLVLQARAGLGLGNALLRLRVAREDAPFSPGLGRAFVRSFLTGAGSLVLGVGAWIVEASAAWDGSARRRSWADRAAGTVVVAVPRRTVAEEAAPLAPAIIAPPLPGGASFDLSEQVTVLPGAAPLAAPPHASALTPAGSQDGIPASSAPAAPASPAAPVLTPPQVIPARDIRGASDDTGRGSDTGTGTGTGVPGAPGPVPVETGGGVVGGETGGELLLIFDTGQREQLPVPVAVSLGRAPVGSEPGDRLIVVRDPEHTVSKTHARLEHSFSGTWITDNGSTNGTELLDETGDARRLAAGVRTLVEDGVRVQLGNRVFTISRLLGGAS, from the coding sequence ATGAGCGCTCTCCCGTGCTGGAACTGCGGGCAGCCGCTGCCCGAGGGCACCGTCCGCTGCCCGTCGTGCGGAGTGCCCCAGACCGGTGAGCACCACGGAGGTGCGGTCGCGGTCGCCTCGCCGGGCGGCCGTGCCGCGGTGGGATCCACGCCGCTCGGTCCCGCCTTCGCCGGCTCGCCGGCATCGGTCGGCGCTCGTCTCGCCGCGCTCACGATCGACGTCGTGGCCGTCGCCGCGATCGGCGCCGGGGTGGCCCTGCTCACCCGTTCCGTGGTGCTGACCGGCGTGGCCGTCGCCGAGCTCGCCGTCGTCCTCCTCGTGCTCCAGGCGCGCGCCGGCCTCGGTCTCGGGAACGCTCTGCTGCGCCTGCGCGTGGCACGGGAGGACGCTCCCTTCTCGCCCGGGCTGGGGCGGGCGTTCGTCCGCTCCTTCCTCACCGGAGCCGGATCGCTCGTGCTCGGCGTCGGCGCCTGGATCGTGGAGGCGTCGGCGGCCTGGGACGGCAGCGCGCGCCGCCGTTCGTGGGCCGATCGCGCCGCCGGAACGGTCGTCGTCGCCGTCCCGCGTCGCACGGTCGCGGAGGAGGCCGCTCCGCTCGCCCCCGCGATCATCGCGCCCCCGCTGCCCGGGGGCGCCTCGTTCGACCTCTCGGAGCAGGTGACCGTGCTTCCCGGAGCCGCACCGCTCGCCGCGCCGCCGCACGCGTCGGCGCTGACGCCCGCGGGTTCGCAGGACGGCATCCCCGCATCGAGCGCACCGGCGGCGCCCGCCTCCCCCGCGGCTCCCGTGCTCACACCGCCGCAGGTCATCCCCGCGCGCGACATCCGCGGTGCGTCCGACGACACAGGCCGGGGCTCCGACACCGGGACGGGAACGGGCACGGGCGTCCCCGGGGCGCCGGGTCCGGTCCCCGTGGAGACCGGCGGGGGAGTCGTCGGCGGCGAGACCGGCGGCGAACTGCTGCTGATCTTCGACACCGGACAGCGCGAGCAGCTGCCCGTCCCCGTCGCGGTCAGCCTCGGCCGTGCCCCCGTGGGCAGCGAGCCCGGGGACCGTCTGATCGTGGTGCGGGATCCCGAGCACACGGTGTCGAAGACCCACGCGCGACTCGAGCACTCGTTCTCCGGAACCTGGATCACCGACAACGGCTCGACGAACGGCACCGAGCTGCTCGACGAGACGGGCGACGCCCGACGCCTCGCCGCCGGGGTCCGCACGCTCGTCGAGGACGGCGTCCGTGTCCAGCTCGGCAACCGCGTCTTCACCATCAGCAGGCTTCTCGGAGGTGCGTCATGA
- a CDS encoding ABC transporter permease codes for MTAEVSRSRPLRALYAGNARSVMLRGWRATRSTNWLVIVSGFFEPIFYLLSLGIGLGSLVGDVHTSTGQPVSYAAFIAPALLATAAMNGAVYDSTWNVFFKMHFAKLYEGMLSTSLGPLDVALGEILLALARGALYALGFMLVMQTLGLNLSWWALLALPAVLLIAFGFASFGMGVTSYMKTFQQMDWINFVLLPMFLLTATFYPITVYPEPIQWFIRALPLWHGVELVRGLTTGAVDIGMLWHVLYFAVMVGLGLVLTTRRLRALFLD; via the coding sequence ATGACCGCGGAGGTCTCGCGCTCGCGTCCGCTGCGCGCCCTCTACGCCGGCAACGCGAGGTCGGTGATGCTGCGCGGCTGGCGGGCGACCCGTAGCACAAACTGGCTCGTGATCGTCTCCGGATTCTTCGAGCCGATCTTCTACCTCCTGTCGCTCGGCATCGGGCTCGGGAGTCTCGTGGGCGACGTGCACACCTCGACCGGGCAGCCCGTCTCGTACGCGGCCTTCATCGCGCCCGCGCTGCTCGCCACCGCGGCCATGAACGGTGCCGTGTACGACTCCACTTGGAACGTCTTCTTCAAGATGCACTTCGCCAAGCTCTACGAGGGCATGCTCTCCACGTCGCTCGGCCCGCTGGACGTCGCGCTCGGAGAGATCCTCCTCGCCCTCGCGCGCGGCGCCCTCTACGCCCTTGGCTTCATGCTCGTCATGCAGACATTGGGCCTCAACCTCTCTTGGTGGGCGCTGCTCGCCCTGCCCGCCGTCCTGCTCATCGCGTTCGGCTTCGCCAGTTTCGGGATGGGGGTCACGAGCTACATGAAGACCTTCCAGCAGATGGACTGGATCAACTTCGTCCTGCTGCCGATGTTCCTCCTGACGGCCACCTTCTACCCGATCACGGTGTATCCCGAGCCGATCCAGTGGTTCATCCGCGCGCTCCCGCTCTGGCACGGCGTCGAGCTCGTCCGCGGCCTCACCACCGGCGCCGTCGACATCGGGATGCTCTGGCACGTCCTCTACTTCGCCGTGATGGTCGGCCTCGGCCTCGTGCTGACCACGCGACGCCTCCGGGCGCTGTTCCTGGATTGA
- a CDS encoding ABC transporter ATP-binding protein, with translation MPTPVITATDLVKTYKDVPAVDGISFDVEAGESFGLLGPNGAGKSTTMRMVGAVSTRSGGDLRILGLDPDRYGPEIRSQLGVVPQADNLDTELRVRDNLVVYGRYFGLPAARVRRRADELLAFAQLEDKAKAKVDDLSGGMKRRLTIARALINDPRILLLDEPTTGLDPQARHILWDRLFRLKEQGTTLVLTTHYMDEAEQLCDRLVVVDKGRIMAEGSPAALIREYSTREVLEVRFGSDRNAKVAGRLDGIGERVEVLPDRILVYSDDGEAELARLTERGLHPLTSLVRRSSLEDVFLRLTGRSLIE, from the coding sequence ATGCCGACGCCCGTCATCACCGCCACCGATCTCGTCAAGACGTACAAGGACGTTCCCGCGGTCGACGGCATCAGCTTCGACGTGGAGGCCGGGGAGTCCTTCGGGCTGCTCGGCCCCAACGGTGCGGGAAAGTCGACGACGATGCGGATGGTCGGGGCCGTCTCGACCCGCTCGGGAGGCGACCTCCGCATCCTCGGTCTCGATCCCGACCGCTACGGCCCCGAGATCCGCTCGCAGCTGGGCGTCGTGCCCCAGGCGGACAACCTCGACACCGAGCTCCGCGTGCGGGACAACCTCGTCGTCTACGGCCGCTACTTCGGGCTGCCCGCTGCGCGTGTGCGCCGCCGTGCCGACGAGCTGCTCGCCTTCGCCCAGCTGGAGGACAAGGCGAAGGCCAAGGTCGACGACCTCTCCGGCGGCATGAAGCGCCGCCTCACCATCGCCCGGGCCCTCATCAACGACCCGCGCATCCTGCTGCTCGACGAACCGACCACCGGGCTCGACCCGCAGGCGCGCCACATCCTCTGGGACCGGCTGTTCCGGCTCAAGGAGCAGGGAACGACCCTCGTGCTCACCACCCACTACATGGACGAGGCGGAGCAGCTCTGCGACCGCCTGGTCGTCGTGGACAAAGGCCGCATCATGGCTGAGGGGTCCCCGGCCGCCCTCATCCGCGAGTACTCCACGCGCGAGGTGCTGGAGGTGCGCTTCGGCTCCGATCGCAACGCCAAGGTCGCGGGCCGTCTCGACGGAATCGGGGAGCGCGTCGAGGTGCTGCCCGACCGCATCCTCGTCTACAGCGACGACGGCGAGGCCGAGCTCGCCCGCCTCACCGAGCGCGGCCTCCACCCGCTCACGAGCCTTGTGCGCCGGTCGAGCCTGGAGGACGTCTTCCTGCGCTTGACCGGCCGGAGCCTGATCGAATGA
- a CDS encoding ABC transporter permease, translating to MSAETGTAIGDDARAALAGAVRPRRFGAWYVAEHRFRVMRSYLQTLLVTGFGNPLLYLFAMGVGLGSLISANTGPDAIDGVSYLAFVAPALLCTAAVTVASEEFTYPVMLGFKWNPTFFGMNAAPIAPGQIIDGIVISVIARLLGTSIVYYAFMLLFGAVPGPWGWVTVFVATLAGLAFGTPVMAYVATLEQDTGQIAMLMRFVLLPMTLFSGTFFPLSNMPDFLQWIGWISPLWHATELSRVFAYGSPEPLWLTIVHILYLAALTAAFWLWARRISGRRLNK from the coding sequence ATGAGCGCCGAGACCGGCACGGCGATCGGCGACGACGCGCGGGCGGCGCTCGCCGGAGCGGTGCGTCCGCGGAGGTTCGGCGCCTGGTACGTCGCAGAGCACCGCTTCCGGGTGATGCGCTCGTACCTGCAGACGCTGCTCGTCACCGGGTTCGGCAACCCGCTGCTCTACCTCTTCGCCATGGGCGTCGGGCTCGGGAGCCTCATCAGCGCCAACACCGGCCCGGACGCGATCGACGGCGTGAGCTATCTCGCGTTCGTCGCTCCCGCGCTCCTCTGCACGGCGGCGGTGACGGTCGCGAGCGAGGAGTTCACCTACCCGGTCATGCTCGGGTTCAAGTGGAACCCCACCTTCTTCGGCATGAATGCCGCGCCGATCGCGCCGGGCCAGATCATCGACGGCATCGTCATCTCCGTGATCGCGCGGCTGCTCGGCACGAGCATCGTCTACTACGCCTTCATGCTGCTCTTCGGCGCCGTCCCGGGGCCGTGGGGGTGGGTCACCGTGTTCGTCGCGACGCTCGCCGGGCTCGCCTTCGGCACGCCGGTCATGGCGTATGTCGCTACCCTCGAGCAGGACACCGGCCAGATCGCCATGCTCATGCGGTTCGTCCTGCTGCCGATGACGCTGTTCTCCGGCACCTTCTTCCCGCTGTCGAACATGCCCGACTTCCTGCAGTGGATCGGCTGGATCTCGCCCCTCTGGCACGCGACGGAGCTCTCGCGCGTGTTCGCGTACGGGTCGCCGGAGCCCCTGTGGCTCACGATCGTGCACATCCTCTACCTGGCTGCTCTCACGGCCGCCTTCTGGCTGTGGGCACGACGCATCAGTGGGCGGAGGCTGAACAAGTGA
- a CDS encoding S8 family peptidase: protein MKSRGALRGMFAGALALALAIVPTVSASADTTDGNWWYDYYDVGQAHAEGWTGKGVKITVIDGQINPDLPVFSGTDLTVDKTTYCAASPTTTDANEASVHGTSVSALLIGNGTGAGAVKGIVPDASVRFEGYGTLDCAASGGKTTQFGRALQAALDAGSDIVTTSVGLGVLTRPDLDVLAEALAKGVIVVSSMPNELTDEGTLPSGANGVVGVNAIGQDGAIQSHGGVVDIQTEATVVAAGVGIATNGDEQTGSWDSSYRAIGSSMAAPLVAGMLAAAKQKYPKASSNQLIQSLIHNTTADDHELMRDEKTGYGYGPASLTHLLAVDPTKYPDTNPLLDKAYAKPTAEQIADAAHTPAPSTTGAPGESSSAPASGVPAGLFIGIGIAVLVIIAVVVIMIVVLSRRRAPNGNGGNA from the coding sequence ATGAAGTCGAGGGGAGCCCTCCGGGGCATGTTCGCGGGCGCGCTCGCCCTTGCACTGGCGATCGTTCCAACGGTGTCCGCGTCGGCCGACACGACCGACGGCAACTGGTGGTACGACTACTACGACGTCGGCCAGGCCCACGCCGAGGGGTGGACGGGCAAAGGCGTGAAGATCACCGTGATCGACGGGCAGATCAATCCGGATCTTCCGGTGTTCTCCGGAACCGACCTGACGGTCGACAAGACCACGTACTGTGCGGCCTCCCCGACCACGACGGACGCGAACGAGGCCTCGGTGCACGGCACCTCTGTGAGCGCACTCCTCATCGGCAACGGCACGGGGGCGGGCGCAGTGAAGGGCATCGTTCCGGACGCATCGGTGCGGTTCGAAGGCTATGGAACGTTGGACTGCGCAGCGAGCGGGGGCAAGACGACCCAATTCGGTCGGGCACTCCAGGCGGCTCTCGACGCGGGGAGCGATATCGTCACCACCTCCGTCGGACTCGGCGTCCTGACTCGGCCGGACCTCGATGTCCTCGCCGAGGCTCTGGCGAAGGGCGTCATCGTCGTCTCATCGATGCCCAACGAACTGACGGATGAGGGGACCCTGCCGTCCGGCGCGAACGGGGTCGTCGGGGTCAACGCGATCGGGCAGGACGGCGCGATCCAGTCGCACGGTGGTGTGGTCGATATCCAGACCGAGGCCACCGTCGTCGCTGCAGGAGTGGGGATCGCGACCAACGGTGACGAGCAGACCGGAAGTTGGGACAGCTCGTACCGTGCGATCGGTTCCTCGATGGCGGCGCCGCTTGTCGCGGGGATGCTCGCAGCTGCAAAACAGAAGTACCCGAAAGCCAGTTCCAATCAGCTCATCCAGTCGCTCATCCACAACACGACCGCCGACGACCACGAGTTGATGCGTGATGAGAAGACCGGGTACGGTTACGGGCCGGCGTCCCTGACCCACCTCCTCGCGGTCGACCCGACGAAGTACCCGGACACCAACCCGCTGCTCGACAAGGCGTACGCGAAGCCCACTGCCGAGCAGATCGCGGATGCAGCGCACACTCCGGCTCCTTCGACGACGGGTGCGCCGGGGGAGAGCAGCTCGGCGCCTGCTTCCGGTGTGCCGGCCGGCCTGTTCATCGGAATCGGCATCGCGGTCCTTGTGATCATCGCTGTCGTCGTCATCATGATCGTCGTACTATCGCGTCGGAGAGCTCCGAACGGAAATGGGGGGAACGCATGA
- a CDS encoding serine/threonine-protein kinase — MSKRAIASPPVLPGYAVIRPLGSGGFADVFLYEQDLPRRVVAVKVLAAEAVNDETLRAFNAEADILARLSAHPAIVTVHLASISSDGRPFFVMEYCPDTMSARLRRDSLALTTVLETGVRIAGAVETVHRAGLLHRDIKPSNILITALGSSVLADFGIAAAGDEDGDVAMSVPWSAPEVLQETTNGTVASEVWSLAATVYTLLTGRSPFESDRRQANTRDLMTARIIKAVYTPTGRDDVPPRLEEALRVGLSRDPSRRFASAQAFAEELRWVQYELGIPPTAIEVASPEWARAAGLIDLADSGRRGPLVSTVNPDSRRAQREAKQAAAAAEAKRDRDGLVVRERRWAANPLVPALIGAGVAVVAVVGVGVALIAGGVL, encoded by the coding sequence ATGAGCAAGCGGGCCATCGCATCGCCTCCCGTGCTGCCCGGCTACGCCGTGATCCGGCCGCTCGGCTCCGGCGGCTTCGCCGACGTCTTCCTGTACGAGCAGGATCTCCCGCGTCGCGTCGTCGCCGTGAAGGTGCTGGCGGCGGAGGCGGTCAACGACGAGACACTCCGCGCGTTCAACGCCGAGGCGGACATCCTCGCCCGGCTGAGCGCCCACCCGGCGATCGTGACGGTGCACCTGGCGAGCATCTCGTCCGACGGGCGGCCGTTCTTCGTGATGGAGTACTGCCCCGACACGATGAGCGCCCGGCTGCGCCGAGACAGCCTGGCCCTCACGACCGTGCTCGAGACGGGGGTGCGCATCGCCGGCGCCGTCGAGACCGTGCACCGAGCGGGGCTGCTGCACCGAGACATCAAGCCGTCCAACATCCTGATCACCGCGCTCGGGTCTTCCGTGCTCGCGGACTTCGGCATCGCCGCCGCGGGCGACGAGGACGGCGACGTGGCCATGTCCGTTCCGTGGTCAGCGCCCGAGGTGCTGCAGGAGACCACCAACGGCACCGTCGCCAGCGAGGTGTGGAGCCTCGCGGCGACCGTCTACACCCTCCTGACCGGCCGCAGCCCGTTCGAGTCGGACCGTCGCCAGGCGAACACCCGCGACCTCATGACCGCACGCATCATCAAGGCGGTCTACACGCCGACCGGCCGTGACGACGTCCCGCCCCGCCTGGAGGAGGCCCTGCGCGTCGGTCTGTCCAGGGACCCGTCGCGCCGGTTCGCGTCCGCCCAGGCCTTCGCCGAGGAGCTGCGCTGGGTGCAGTACGAACTCGGCATCCCGCCGACGGCGATCGAGGTCGCCTCGCCGGAGTGGGCGCGCGCCGCGGGATTGATCGACCTCGCCGACAGCGGTCGTCGCGGTCCTTTGGTCTCCACCGTCAACCCCGACTCCCGCCGTGCGCAGCGCGAAGCGAAGCAGGCGGCCGCGGCCGCCGAGGCGAAGCGCGACCGTGACGGCCTGGTCGTCCGCGAGCGCCGGTGGGCGGCCAATCCGCTCGTCCCGGCTCTGATCGGCGCCGGTGTCGCCGTGGTCGCCGTGGTCGGCGTCGGTGTCGCACTGATCGCGGGCGGAGTGCTGTGA
- the eccCa gene encoding type VII secretion protein EccCa, translating into MSAGPRLAPPRVPGGKIVVQAPPELVPSESGGLITSLLPMLGSIGAIVMVTISNAGPTGFITGGMFLLSSLGFVAVNGWRQRSQRTSQVLGSRREYLAYLAELRDTVRTAARQQRRYGNWVNPAPSALPFITEDRTRVWERIASDEDFLQVRIGVSDQPLCITLEAPELPPLAQLDPVAASAAHRFMLTHEVQPRLPLAVPVGDYARVEITGGDENAVRALARAMLLGVATMQSPDDVRIAVLAGEGQLAQWEWTKWLPHVQSVRVEDRLGPARAISSSIEELARLLPADLSERPRFSPGAKAAPHVILLVDGARVPAGDPLLGGDGVAGVTVIELPTRWGALEDADVLRLALPGDPSAPADRAEAIDLRADTRVFTPDTVSVVEAEATARRLLPLYAGPVAAVEGGATRAQRELVELLGLPDVREIDFDRAWSGRLERDRLRVPIGQDTEGGTLVLDLKEAAQQGMGPHGVLIGATGSGKSEVLRTLVLALALTHSPEQLNFVLVDFKGGATFAGMAGMPHVSAIITNLGSELALVDRFQDALQGEVVRRQELLREAGNFANVSDYEKARRNGRADLEPLPALLIVADEFSELLAAKPEFVESFVSIGRVGRSLQIHLLLASQRLEEGKLRGLDTYLSYRIGLRTFSAAESRTVLGVPDAYTLPQEPGVGYLKADTESMTQFRAAYVSGAPKTRRRGGSGDGPVAATAADVALFTAAAQPLELPEHPDTPAAPVAVEPAEERSTFQIAVERMSGRGPAAHQVWLPPLRDPEPLDRLMPDLAVDAALGLVSPSWRAAGSLTVPLGVVDVPLEQRREQLVVSLGGAGGHVAIVGGPLSGKSTMARTLVASLALTATPLELQFYVLDFGGGTFVGMQGLPHVAGVATRTEEESVRRTVAEVESVLDARELYFRQHGVDSIDTYRQRRAEGLVDDGWGDVFLVVDGWSTLRTEYDALEPRIQAIAARGLSFGVHLVVTTNRWLEIRSSLKDLLQTRIELRQGDASDSEIDRKAAANVPADAPGRGLAPNKLHMLGALPRIDGSSDSARLVDGVEGLVESVSRAWRGPAGPKLRLLPEDISLDEVRAQAPADDRRLLLGVDEAQLAPFGVDLTAESHLYLYGDSGMGKSSFLRGIVQEIGRLYTPEQAKIFAIDYRRALLGEIPSEYLGAYLTSHDQAMSGMSELATFFSGRLPGQDVTTEQLRDRSWWKGAEGFVIVDDYDLVATSQGNPVAGLRPLLAQAADVGLHVIITRRTGGASRQAYDPIIQGFTDLGVTGILLGGNPEEGALIDRVKPIPSVPGRAQVVSRERGLFSAQLALPATRTGR; encoded by the coding sequence ATGAGCGCTGGTCCCCGGCTCGCGCCCCCGCGGGTCCCCGGCGGCAAGATCGTCGTGCAGGCTCCGCCCGAGCTCGTCCCGAGCGAGAGCGGCGGTCTGATCACGTCCCTGCTCCCGATGCTGGGCAGCATCGGCGCCATCGTCATGGTCACCATCTCGAACGCCGGGCCCACGGGGTTCATCACGGGCGGGATGTTCCTGCTGTCCTCGCTCGGCTTCGTCGCGGTCAACGGCTGGCGCCAGCGTTCGCAGCGCACCTCGCAGGTTCTCGGGAGCCGTCGCGAGTACCTGGCGTACCTCGCCGAGCTCCGCGACACCGTGCGCACGGCGGCGCGCCAGCAGCGGCGCTACGGAAACTGGGTGAACCCCGCGCCTTCCGCGCTGCCGTTCATCACGGAGGACAGGACGCGCGTCTGGGAGCGCATCGCCTCGGACGAGGACTTCCTGCAGGTGCGCATCGGCGTCTCCGACCAGCCGCTCTGCATCACGCTCGAAGCGCCCGAACTCCCGCCGCTCGCACAGCTCGACCCGGTCGCCGCGTCCGCCGCCCACCGCTTCATGCTCACCCACGAGGTGCAGCCGCGCCTGCCGCTCGCCGTTCCAGTGGGGGACTATGCGCGCGTCGAGATCACCGGCGGCGACGAGAACGCCGTGCGAGCCCTGGCCCGCGCCATGCTGCTCGGCGTCGCGACTATGCAGTCGCCGGATGACGTGCGCATCGCCGTGCTCGCCGGCGAGGGGCAGCTCGCGCAGTGGGAGTGGACCAAGTGGCTCCCGCACGTGCAGTCCGTCCGGGTGGAGGACCGCCTCGGGCCGGCGCGTGCGATCTCCTCCTCGATCGAGGAGCTGGCCCGGCTGCTTCCGGCCGACCTGAGCGAGCGTCCGCGCTTCTCGCCGGGGGCGAAGGCCGCGCCGCACGTGATCCTCCTGGTCGACGGAGCGCGGGTCCCCGCGGGCGACCCGCTGCTCGGCGGTGACGGGGTCGCCGGGGTCACCGTCATCGAGCTGCCCACCCGCTGGGGCGCCCTGGAGGACGCAGACGTGCTCCGACTGGCCCTGCCGGGCGATCCGTCGGCGCCCGCCGATCGCGCGGAGGCCATCGACCTCCGCGCCGATACCCGCGTCTTCACCCCCGACACCGTGTCCGTCGTCGAGGCCGAGGCGACCGCCCGCCGCCTGCTGCCGCTGTACGCCGGGCCGGTCGCCGCCGTCGAGGGCGGGGCGACCCGTGCGCAGCGCGAGCTCGTCGAGCTGCTGGGGCTGCCGGACGTGCGCGAGATCGACTTCGACAGGGCCTGGTCGGGTCGTCTGGAGCGCGACCGCCTCCGCGTGCCGATCGGTCAGGACACCGAGGGCGGCACACTGGTGCTCGATCTCAAGGAGGCGGCCCAGCAGGGGATGGGCCCCCACGGCGTGCTCATCGGCGCCACCGGCTCCGGCAAGTCGGAGGTGCTCCGCACGCTGGTGCTGGCGCTCGCGTTGACGCATTCGCCCGAGCAGCTCAACTTCGTGCTCGTGGACTTCAAGGGTGGTGCGACGTTCGCCGGCATGGCCGGGATGCCGCACGTCTCGGCGATCATCACGAACCTCGGCAGCGAGCTCGCGCTCGTCGACCGCTTCCAGGACGCCCTGCAGGGCGAGGTGGTGCGCCGCCAGGAGCTGCTGCGCGAGGCCGGCAACTTCGCGAACGTATCCGACTACGAGAAGGCTCGACGCAACGGCCGCGCCGATCTCGAGCCGCTCCCGGCGCTGCTGATCGTGGCCGACGAGTTCTCGGAGCTGCTGGCCGCCAAGCCGGAGTTCGTCGAGAGCTTCGTCAGCATCGGCCGTGTCGGCCGGTCGCTGCAGATCCATCTGCTGCTCGCCTCGCAGCGGCTCGAGGAGGGCAAGCTCCGCGGGCTCGACACCTACCTCTCGTACCGCATCGGCCTCCGCACGTTCTCGGCGGCGGAGTCGCGCACCGTGCTCGGCGTTCCCGACGCGTACACGCTTCCGCAGGAGCCGGGAGTCGGCTATCTGAAAGCGGACACCGAGTCGATGACGCAGTTCCGCGCCGCCTACGTGTCGGGGGCGCCGAAGACGCGTCGCCGTGGCGGGTCCGGCGACGGGCCGGTCGCCGCCACCGCAGCGGACGTCGCGCTGTTCACGGCCGCCGCACAGCCGCTCGAACTCCCCGAGCACCCCGACACCCCGGCCGCCCCCGTGGCCGTCGAACCGGCGGAGGAGCGCAGCACGTTCCAGATCGCCGTCGAGCGGATGAGCGGCCGCGGTCCCGCGGCGCACCAGGTGTGGCTGCCGCCGCTGCGCGACCCGGAGCCGCTCGACCGCCTCATGCCCGACCTGGCCGTGGATGCGGCGCTCGGGCTCGTGTCGCCGTCCTGGCGTGCGGCGGGCTCGCTCACCGTCCCGCTCGGCGTGGTCGACGTACCGCTGGAGCAGCGGCGCGAGCAGCTGGTCGTCTCGCTGGGCGGGGCCGGCGGACACGTCGCGATCGTGGGCGGACCGCTCAGCGGCAAGTCGACCATGGCGCGCACGCTCGTCGCGTCGCTCGCCCTCACGGCGACTCCGCTCGAGCTGCAGTTCTACGTGCTCGACTTCGGCGGCGGCACCTTCGTGGGCATGCAGGGACTCCCGCATGTGGCGGGGGTCGCGACGCGCACCGAGGAGGAGTCCGTGCGCCGCACCGTCGCGGAGGTCGAATCCGTCCTCGACGCCCGCGAGCTGTATTTCCGGCAGCACGGCGTCGACTCGATCGACACCTACCGGCAGCGTCGTGCCGAAGGGCTCGTGGACGACGGCTGGGGCGATGTGTTCCTCGTGGTCGACGGATGGTCCACCCTGCGCACCGAGTACGACGCGCTCGAGCCGCGCATCCAGGCCATCGCCGCCCGCGGACTGAGCTTCGGCGTGCACCTCGTGGTCACCACCAACCGCTGGCTCGAGATCCGTTCCAGTCTGAAGGACCTGCTGCAGACCCGGATCGAGCTGCGCCAGGGTGATGCGAGCGACTCCGAGATCGACCGCAAGGCTGCCGCGAATGTGCCGGCCGACGCTCCCGGCCGCGGTCTCGCGCCGAACAAGCTGCACATGCTCGGAGCCCTTCCGCGCATCGACGGATCGAGCGACTCCGCGCGTCTCGTGGACGGCGTCGAGGGACTGGTCGAGTCCGTCTCCCGGGCGTGGCGGGGGCCTGCCGGCCCGAAGCTCCGGCTGCTGCCGGAGGACATCTCGCTCGACGAGGTGCGCGCCCAGGCGCCGGCCGACGACCGTCGCCTGCTGCTCGGCGTGGACGAGGCCCAGCTTGCGCCGTTCGGCGTCGATCTGACTGCGGAGTCGCACCTCTACCTCTACGGCGACTCGGGGATGGGCAAGTCGTCCTTCCTGCGCGGCATCGTGCAGGAGATCGGGCGGCTCTACACCCCGGAGCAGGCGAAGATCTTCGCGATCGACTACCGGCGGGCGCTGCTCGGGGAGATCCCGAGCGAGTACCTCGGGGCGTACCTGACCTCGCACGACCAGGCGATGTCGGGGATGTCCGAGCTCGCGACGTTCTTCTCGGGCCGTCTGCCCGGCCAGGACGTCACGACGGAGCAGCTGCGCGACCGGTCGTGGTGGAAGGGCGCGGAGGGCTTCGTGATCGTCGACGACTACGACCTCGTCGCGACCAGCCAGGGCAACCCGGTCGCCGGGCTGCGCCCCTTGCTCGCCCAAGCGGCGGATGTCGGCCTCCATGTCATCATCACGCGGCGCACCGGAGGCGCGAGCCGTCAGGCGTACGACCCGATCATCCAGGGCTTCACCGACCTCGGCGTCACCGGCATCCTGCTCGGTGGCAACCCCGAGGAGGGGGCTCTGATCGACCGCGTCAAGCCCATTCCGTCGGTGCCCGGGCGCGCGCAGGTGGTGAGCCGTGAGCGCGGTCTGTTCTCTGCGCAGCTGGCGCTCCCTGCGACCCGAACGGGGCGCTGA